From Aegilops tauschii subsp. strangulata cultivar AL8/78 chromosome 5, Aet v6.0, whole genome shotgun sequence:
TTGGAGCACAACATGCACTCCTGGCTCGGTAACCATGGACTCATCTCCCAATCGGAAGTGGATATACAAATCTAATACCTGCGTTTAAATCCTCATGGGGACTAATTTAGGTTCTTACTTATTCTTGAGATCCAGGCTTTTCTGGTGTTGGAAAACGGCTAGTGCGGACTCAGCCCATGCCGTGCCGCCCACGCGCCCCACGCGGTGATCGTGCCCTCCTCCGCTCCTGGCGCAGCTCAGCGCACGGCTCTCCTGGAGACTAGCTCCATTCTGTTGTAACAGATCGCTGCGCACTCATGTGCTCTGTATGTGTATATAAGGCCGTGCCTTCCATTGTAATAAACATCCAGCGATTCATATCATTCTTCTTGGCACCAGAGCCTTCTTTCCTTCCTGTATCCCATGGCTGGTTCCCATGCCTCCGACGAGAGCTCCGACGCCGGCGAACAGCCTAGCACCGGCGTCAGCGCTGGCAGCCCAACCCTCCCTAGCGCCAGTGCACCACTACCCACCGCTTCCGCACCTCTCCTCGTCCTGAGCGCTCCCCCGGCCACGACTCCTCTGCACCTCACCGTTGCGCCGCTGGGCTCGGCGTCTGTCGATGCTGGCGCCTCCTCCACGGTGCCGCCTCCTTCGATCCACGCCATCAACGTCGGCACCCACATCGACTTCAAGCTGGACGCCGTCTGCGGCAACTACTCCAAGTGGAGGCGCATCATATCCTTCATCCTCCGCAAATCGGGTGTGGAGAGTCACGTCCTCGTCAACCTCGACCTGCGCACCCAGACCGCGCAATGGCGCCATGACGACCTCTAGATTCTTCTCATGATCTACGGTACGATCACAGATGAACTTTACGATGTCATTTCCGCCCAAGATTCCACTGCATACCATGCATGGTTCCTCCTCAACGCCTTCTTCCGTGATAACCTCGCGGGCCGAGCCATCCACGTCGGCGCCGAGTTCCGCGCCACGGTCCAGGGCGACATGAAGATCGCCGAGTACTGCAGGCGCCTCAAGGCGCTCGCGGACTCCCTCGACGACCTCGATGAGCACGTCACTGACAAAACCCTCACCCTCCAGCTCATCCGTGGACTCACTCCCCAGTTCGGCGTGATGGCATCCCTGCTCCCGATGCAGGTGCCCTTCCCCACCTTCGTTCAGGCCCGCTCCCGGCTGATGCCGGAGGAAATCAGCCTGGATGTGCGTGCTCGTGCGGAGGGGGGCCACCGCTCTCCTCGCCACCCATGGCGGCTCGTctggctccggcagctccagtgggggtggcggcggctcTGCGTCAACTGGCGGCACCATCCAGCGTCAGCCCGATCGTTCCTCTGACCGCGGCGGGCGTGGCCGCTTTCGTGGCCGCGGTGGACGCGGGCGCGGCCCTGGCGGCCGCGGTCAGAGGAGCGATCGGGCTGACGCTGGATGGTGCCGCTAGTTGACGCAgagccgccgccacccccactggagctgccggagccagACGAGCCGCCGTGGGTGGCGACTGAAGCGGCCGCGGGTCTGCACCACCACCCACCCCTCCGTCCCAGCAGCCCTGGATGGGCTATTTCGCTCCGTGGGGCGCCCCCTTTCCGCCAGCCGGCCGCGCCCCGTGGGTTCCCCCGAACGCTGCGGGTGTGCTCGGCCCACGTCCCGGGGTGCTGCACCACGCCTACCCCATGATCTACGGCGCTCCGCCGCCACTGTACGGCGCCCCAGCGCCGACGTACGGCGCCCCACCTCCACCGCCTTCATGGGACAATGCCCACATGCTCAACGCCGCCATGACCAACATGTCGCTCCAGGCGCCGCGGGCTGGCGAGTGGTACCTCGACACCGGTGCATCAAGCCACATCACCAACGACGCAGGTAACTTGAGCTCGTCTTGTTTTTCTTCAAAGTATCCTTCCATCTTAGTTGGTGACGGCTCCTACATGCCCGTTCTTGCCACCGGTTCCACCTCTCTCCCACCCCGCCCCTTCTCCCTCAACCACGTTCTTTTTGCACCTTCAGTTGTCAAAAACTTGCTCTCTGTTCGCCAATTCACTACTAACAATTCTGTTTCCGTGGAATTTGACCCGTTTGGCTTTCTTGTGAAGGATCTGGCCAGCAGGGCCCCTCTCATGAGGTCAAAGAGCTCCACCGGGCTGTACCCGTTCTTTGGCGAGTCTCCAACAACTCTCTCCGTGGACGTAGGTGATCTGTGGCACCGGCGTTTAGGGCACCCAAGCCGTGCCTCTTTATCTAGATTGTCTCCTTTTCTTTCCTCATGTAATaaaatccccccccccctcttctgCCACATGTGAGGCGTGCCAACTTGGACGGCAGCCACGGCTTCCCTTCCCCTCCTCTAGCACTTTTACTACATCCCCTATCCAGCTTATTCACTGCGATTTATGGACATCGTCCGTCTCTAGTTGCTCCGGTTATGCATATTATTTAATAATCATTGATGATTTTAGTCACTACTCACGGAGTTTTCCCTTGCGTCACAAAGCTGAGGCGGCCGATATTCTCATACGTTTTTATGCCTACGCTCTCACCCAATTTCACCTATGTATTCAGTGCCTCCAATGTGACAACGGTGGCGAGTTTCTCAACACTCGTCTTCGCTCCTTCCTCTCTGAGAACGACATCTCTCTCCGCCTCTCTTGCACTCATACCTCACCACAAAACGGCAAGGTAGAGCGCGCCATTCGCAGCACCAATGACATCATGCGCACCCTCTTGCAACTAGCACATATGCCAC
This genomic window contains:
- the LOC109781910 gene encoding uncharacterized protein; this translates as MIYGTITDELYDVISAQDSTAYHAWFLLNAFFRDNLAGRAIHVGAEFRATVQGDMKIAEYCRRLKALADSLDDLDEHVTDKTLTLQLIRGLTPQFGVMASLLPMQVPFPTFVQARSRLMPEEISLDVRARAEGGHRSPRHPWRLVWLRQLQWGWRRLCVNWRHHPASARSFL